The Gloeomargarita lithophora Alchichica-D10 genomic sequence ATTGGGCTTTTTGGGGGTGGTGGTATAAACCCGGGTGCAAACCCCCCGCCGTTGGGGACAACTCTTTAGGGCTGGGGATTTGGTCTTGCGTTTGAGGCTTTCACGCTCCGAACGCACCAACTGCTGAATGGTGGGCATACGGTCTTACAATTTTAAGCGGCAATTACCGATTATGCCAAAGATAACAGCCGCTTGTCAAACAATTGGGGCATTATCCCAGGAATCCTGATGCTATATCCTGCGGTACAGTGGATGGTATTCGCTGATATTGGGCTAGATTCGGGTGAATTTCGCCGCATGGTTGCAGTACCTCAAACGGTGCCGGGTGATTGGGGTGGTGCGGGCGGGGGAACCGCACTTGGTTTATCAAATGGGGGCAACGCTGGCGCAGGCGGGGGTAGGGTTGATTGAAATTACCTGGGATTGCCCGGAGGCGGAAAACATTATCCCCCGGTTGCAGGGGGCGTACCCGGATTGTCAGGTGGGGACGGGGACAATTTTGAATCTGGCGGCTCTGCGGGCGGCGTTGGCGGTGGGGGTGGATTTTGTGTTTACGCCCCACACGGAGCGGGCATTGATCGCCAAAAGTATATCTGCGGGGGTGCCATTGGTGCCGGGGGCGTTGACCCCTACGGAAATTGTCCAGGCGTACCAGTGGGGGGCACCGGCGGTGAAGGTGTTTCCCGTGGCGAGTGTGGGCGGGGTGGATTATCTGCGGCAATTGCGGGCACCTTTGGGGCACATCCCGTTGATCCCTACGGGGGGGGTGACCCGTGCCAATGCCGGGGAGATGTTGGCGGCGGGGGCGGTGGCGGTGGGGTTGAGCCGGGATCTATTCCCGGAACCTTGGTACTCCCAGCGGGACTGGCCGGGGCTAGGGGAGGAATTGGCCCGGTGGTTGCGGGAATTGGGGCTTACACGGGACGCAGGAGGGGATGCGCCGTGACCAGTTCTTCCTGACTCAAGGTGTCGCCTTGCGCCTGGGGTGACCAGAGAATTTCCAGCGCCAGCAGGGCATCGGCTCCCACGCTCCCCAGGGTGGTGAGGGCATTTTTCACATCCGTCAGGGTTTGGATCACCGGCAATTTCACCGGGGTGGTGGAGGCTACCAGTAGGGTCACCAGCAGGTATTCCCCCGGTTCGGCATCGGTTAAATTCACACTGGGCGTTTGCACCGTGGCATTCACCAGGGTTTCCTGTTGTACCTGCGCCCGCACCCGCAGAGCCAAACGGTTGAATTCGGTTTCTGCCTGGTTGAGGGGCACTTTTTCCGTGCTGGTGTAGGCGTAACTCCAGTATTCCGGGTGGCGGAGGAGGGCTAAGGTCAATCCTTGCACCAGTTGTACCCGTCCCCTGCCCGTATCTGTGGTGCTGGTTTTCGCCAACTGATCCAGTTCTTTTTGCAAACTGCGGGCTTGGGCTAATAGAGCGACCTGCATTTGCGCCACCGTCACCGTGGGGTTGAGGAGTGCCTGTTCCTGGCGTTGTTCCTGGAACCGTTGCACCGCCTGGACGATAAAACCCGCCACGCCCAACAATAAAACCACCGAAAACAAGCCGCCCCCACCGAAAAAGAAGGGGGTAAACAAGGGGAAGCCAATCCCACCCCCGCCGTAATAGCCCCGGTTGTAGCTGGGGTTGGCACTGCGGCTGGGTAAGCGATAACTGCTGGTGGGCCTCCGAAACGAGCCACCGCTAATCCGACCACCGGTGCGGGCCGCCCAAGCCGGAGATACGCCGCCCAGGGTCAGGATGCTCACCAAAGCCAGCACGCATAAAATTTGCGCTAAAAACCGTTTCACCATAACCACCCTCATTCAGGGAAAAAAACTGTTAAATTGCTTCTCTTATTGTAACAAGTCTCCCTGCCCTTGGCTTTCCTGGGCGATTTGTTCTAGTTGCCAGCGCATCTCCTCCGACAGGGAAATAAATTTGCCCAGCCCCCGAATCAGCCGTTTCAGGTCTTCGCGGATTTGTGGGTCGCCGGTGATTTGATCCAGGTCGTTCGCCACTTTCCGAAAGGCGACAAAGGTGGATTTGGCCGTATCGAGGGTGCTATTGACGCGCACCAGACTGGTCTGGATCGTCCGTTGATTGGTGCGAATTAGGCCGGTGGTGGCATCGGCGGCGGTGCCGACTTTGACCGCTGACCGTTCCACCTGTTGGGCGGCGGCTTGCAACTCCTTGAAGGAAGTCCGGGCATCCTGGGTCACCTGTTTTACATCCTTGGTTAGGCCACCCAATCCTTTGGTCAATGCGGCTAAGCTATCCAAAAATTCGGAATTATCCAGTTGTTTGACAATCGTGGCTGTGGCTTGAATCAGGTCATCAAAGGTGGGGCTAGTCTGGCCTTCCAATTGGGCACCCTGGCAGACGATTTGTTGAGCGTCGCAATCCTGGCTCCGGGGACCCGCACCGATCATTGCCCCATCCAAATCTTCTCGGGGGCTAATATCCACAAAAGTTTGACTCACCAACCCGCCACTGAGGGCACGAAACCGGCTGTTTTTGGGAATGATGGTATTTTTGTTAGTAATTTCCACCATCACCAACACTTGATTTAGGTCTGGTTGAATGGCGACCACCCGCCCCACATCCACCCCCCGCAGGCGCACGGCGGCTCCTACGCTCAGACCACCGGCATTGCCAAAGGCGAGTTGAAAGCGATAGCGGTTGGCA encodes the following:
- a CDS encoding bifunctional 4-hydroxy-2-oxoglutarate aldolase/2-dehydro-3-deoxy-phosphogluconate aldolase, which translates into the protein MNFAAWLQYLKRCRVIGVVRAGEPHLVYQMGATLAQAGVGLIEITWDCPEAENIIPRLQGAYPDCQVGTGTILNLAALRAALAVGVDFVFTPHTERALIAKSISAGVPLVPGALTPTEIVQAYQWGAPAVKVFPVASVGGVDYLRQLRAPLGHIPLIPTGGVTRANAGEMLAAGAVAVGLSRDLFPEPWYSQRDWPGLGEELARWLRELGLTRDAGGDAP
- a CDS encoding DUF1517 domain-containing protein; amino-acid sequence: MRVVMVKRFLAQILCVLALVSILTLGGVSPAWAARTGGRISGGSFRRPTSSYRLPSRSANPSYNRGYYGGGGIGFPLFTPFFFGGGGLFSVVLLLGVAGFIVQAVQRFQEQRQEQALLNPTVTVAQMQVALLAQARSLQKELDQLAKTSTTDTGRGRVQLVQGLTLALLRHPEYWSYAYTSTEKVPLNQAETEFNRLALRVRAQVQQETLVNATVQTPSVNLTDAEPGEYLLVTLLVASTTPVKLPVIQTLTDVKNALTTLGSVGADALLALEILWSPQAQGDTLSQEELVTAHPLLRPV
- a CDS encoding MlaD family protein gives rise to the protein MTTATKPSRRQREGLLGLFIVATIALVVGVVVWVENIAFNANRYRFQLAFGNAGGLSVGAAVRLRGVDVGRVVAIQPDLNQVLVMVEITNKNTIIPKNSRFRALSGGLVSQTFVDISPREDLDGAMIGAGPRSQDCDAQQIVCQGAQLEGQTSPTFDDLIQATATIVKQLDNSEFLDSLAALTKGLGGLTKDVKQVTQDARTSFKELQAAAQQVERSAVKVGTAADATTGLIRTNQRTIQTSLVRVNSTLDTAKSTFVAFRKVANDLDQITGDPQIREDLKRLIRGLGKFISLSEEMRWQLEQIAQESQGQGDLLQ